Proteins encoded together in one Sphingomonas radiodurans window:
- a CDS encoding VOC family protein, whose protein sequence is MTKMIFVNLPVANVAAATRFYEALGFTQNMMFSNEQASAMEWSDTISVMLLDRAFYATFTPKTIIDAHTQSGALLALNFDSRGEVDSITEAALGAGGREAHDPEDHGYMYSRAFEDLDGHGWGPFFMDMAAAAEAMGQPAAADA, encoded by the coding sequence ATGACCAAGATGATCTTCGTGAACCTCCCCGTGGCGAACGTTGCCGCGGCGACGCGCTTCTACGAAGCGCTCGGCTTTACGCAGAACATGATGTTCTCGAACGAGCAGGCGTCGGCGATGGAATGGTCGGACACGATCAGCGTGATGCTGCTTGACCGCGCCTTCTACGCCACGTTCACACCCAAGACGATCATCGACGCGCACACCCAAAGCGGCGCGCTGCTGGCGTTGAACTTCGACAGCCGCGGGGAGGTGGATTCGATCACCGAAGCCGCGCTGGGGGCCGGCGGCCGCGAGGCGCACGACCCGGAGGATCACGGCTATATGTACAGCCGCGCGTTCGAGGATCTCGACGGGCATGGGTGGGGGCCGTTCTTCATGGACATGGCCGCCGCCGCCGAGGCGATGGGCCAGCCCGCAGCTGCCGACGCCTGA
- a CDS encoding glutathione S-transferase family protein, producing the protein MSKPTITAFDWVPPFAQGQVRDLRVRWALEEVGQAYDVRYLPQGGQKQAPHRARQPFGQVPTYEDGDLTLFESGAIVLHIADRFGALLPTDVGGRARAIEWMFAALNTIEPPIMDHAIATLFEAGKPWSKPRLPAVEARIDERLGELSRRLGDRRWLDGDTFTAGDLLMVAVLRIVEGEGMVEKYDNLTAYRDRGTARPAFQRALADQMAGFTGAPPPELAKWLERQGEVA; encoded by the coding sequence ATGTCGAAACCGACGATCACCGCGTTCGATTGGGTGCCGCCGTTTGCGCAGGGGCAGGTCCGCGACCTGCGCGTGCGCTGGGCGCTTGAGGAAGTCGGGCAAGCGTATGACGTGCGCTATTTGCCGCAGGGTGGCCAGAAGCAGGCGCCGCACCGTGCGCGCCAGCCGTTCGGGCAAGTACCGACCTATGAGGACGGCGATCTGACGCTCTTCGAGAGCGGCGCGATCGTGCTGCACATCGCGGATCGCTTCGGCGCGCTGCTGCCGACGGACGTGGGTGGCAGAGCGCGCGCGATCGAATGGATGTTCGCGGCGCTCAACACGATCGAGCCGCCGATCATGGATCATGCGATCGCCACTTTGTTCGAGGCGGGCAAGCCGTGGTCGAAGCCGCGGCTACCCGCGGTCGAGGCGCGGATCGACGAGCGGCTCGGCGAATTGTCGCGCCGGCTGGGCGATCGGCGATGGCTCGATGGCGACACGTTTACGGCGGGTGATCTACTGATGGTCGCCGTGCTCCGCATCGTCGAGGGTGAGGGCATGGTCGAGAAGTACGACAATCTTACCGCGTATCGCGACCGTGGCACCGCCCGCCCCGCCTTCCAGCGCGCGCTTGCCGATCAGATGGCAGGCTTCACCGGTGCGCCGCCGCCCGAGCTCGCGAAGTGGTTAGAACGGCAGGGAGAGGTCGCATGA
- a CDS encoding DUF4287 domain-containing protein, with the protein MSFQAYLDTIEKKTGKTPADLRAMGAENGWTAGDTLAPGIKPMTIVETLKGELGLGHGHAMAVVALLKGLKKEGDA; encoded by the coding sequence ATGTCTTTCCAGGCCTATCTCGACACGATCGAGAAGAAGACCGGCAAGACCCCCGCCGACCTTCGCGCAATGGGTGCCGAGAACGGCTGGACTGCCGGCGACACGCTCGCACCCGGGATCAAGCCGATGACGATCGTCGAGACGCTCAAGGGCGAGCTCGGACTTGGCCACGGCCATGCGATGGCGGTCGTCGCGCTACTCAAGGGATTGAAGAAGGAGGGCGACGCCTGA